From the Candidatus Bathyarchaeota archaeon genome, one window contains:
- a CDS encoding DUF3795 domain-containing protein, translating into MTDVFSADLVAPCGMNCGVCKAYLAYSRKVPYQKGLVSHCSGCLERNKNCAFIKKGCVKIRKNQLRFCYQCPDMPCENLSKIDAHYQARYGMSMIQNQKDIRDKGMDAFLKTQAQRYRCPNCGDITSVHDGKCYKCNYQAAKPKGTNPKHRWVPNKK; encoded by the coding sequence ATGACTGATGTGTTTTCTGCGGATTTGGTTGCGCCATGCGGCATGAACTGCGGCGTCTGCAAAGCATATCTTGCGTATTCACGCAAAGTGCCCTACCAGAAGGGCTTGGTGTCGCATTGCAGCGGCTGTTTGGAGCGAAACAAAAACTGCGCGTTCATCAAAAAGGGCTGCGTGAAAATCCGCAAAAACCAGCTGCGCTTCTGCTACCAATGCCCCGACATGCCCTGCGAAAACCTCTCCAAAATCGACGCACACTACCAAGCCCGCTACGGCATGAGCATGATACAAAACCAAAAAGACATCCGCGACAAAGGCATGGACGCATTCCTAAAAACCCAAGCCCAACGGTACCGCTGCCCCAACTGCGGCGACATAACCTCCGTGCACGACGGCAAATGCTACAAATGCAACTACCAAGCAGCCAAACCCAAAGGCACCAACCCCAAACACCGCTGGGTACCAAACAAAAAATAG
- a CDS encoding DUF4386 domain-containing protein, with translation MVVEVVLSGFLFWFIIVTNVASGRFGYETFSSLDAQAQLQKIASDQRCFKTATALILAEHMGILALALSLFLAFNVYSLLLAALWVIFRSTEAAIQIYNKKSYYQLHKLARQHQTADKTQQHILSSQAHGILKTKNHVFLLAQLLFSAGTLAYSALFVVYATLVPPLIGWFGIAASITYAIGNAAALAKPHVKAPWNFGALLILVFEVILGTWLLLSFLL, from the coding sequence TTGGTTGTTGAAGTGGTTTTGTCGGGTTTTCTGTTCTGGTTCATTATAGTTACTAACGTTGCGAGCGGCAGGTTTGGCTATGAGACCTTTAGCAGTTTAGATGCGCAGGCGCAACTGCAAAAAATCGCTTCTGACCAAAGGTGCTTTAAAACCGCAACTGCTCTAATCCTCGCCGAACACATGGGTATACTTGCTTTGGCGCTCTCGCTGTTCTTAGCTTTTAACGTCTACAGCTTACTGCTTGCCGCCCTCTGGGTTATTTTCCGTAGCACCGAAGCCGCAATCCAAATCTACAACAAAAAAAGCTACTACCAACTCCACAAACTCGCACGCCAACACCAAACCGCAGACAAAACCCAACAACATATCCTCAGCAGCCAAGCCCACGGCATACTCAAAACCAAAAACCACGTTTTCCTACTCGCCCAACTTCTCTTCTCCGCTGGCACCCTCGCCTACTCTGCCCTCTTTGTTGTATACGCCACTTTGGTGCCGCCGCTTATTGGCTGGTTTGGAATCGCCGCAAGCATCACCTACGCCATAGGCAACGCAGCTGCCCTTGCAAAGCCCCACGTCAAAGCTCCTTGGAATTTTGGTGCCTTGCTAATTTTGGTTTTTGAAGTAATCTTGGGTACTTGGTTGCTGCTGTCTTTTTTGCTGTAA
- a CDS encoding helix-turn-helix transcriptional regulator, which produces MKFKTRIKEFRAKYDLTQDDLAKAVGVRRETILYLEKGKYNPSLILAHQIAQTLKTTIDELFIFQNQTNN; this is translated from the coding sequence ATGAAGTTCAAAACCCGAATCAAAGAATTCAGAGCCAAATACGACCTGACCCAAGACGACCTCGCCAAAGCCGTAGGCGTACGAAGAGAAACCATCCTCTACCTTGAAAAAGGCAAATACAACCCCTCACTCATACTCGCCCACCAAATAGCCCAAACCCTCAAAACCACCATAGACGAACTCTTCATCTTCCAAAACCAAACCAACAACTAG
- a CDS encoding DUF2178 domain-containing protein — translation MAGFEWPTIFIANAVLIILLGVFAVWKTQKDRKAGYPTKDERTVKIQGKAAMGTYWITLAFMVSTLIWIIFGKEFLNLPELETGWTVIAIMIVDGISFGLLSWYYAKKGEP, via the coding sequence ATGGCGGGGTTTGAATGGCCAACAATTTTCATCGCCAACGCGGTGCTAATTATCCTGCTGGGGGTATTTGCGGTTTGGAAAACACAAAAGGACAGGAAAGCAGGTTACCCGACAAAAGATGAACGAACGGTAAAGATTCAGGGAAAAGCGGCGATGGGGACTTACTGGATTACTCTTGCGTTTATGGTTTCAACGTTGATATGGATCATATTTGGTAAAGAGTTTTTGAATTTGCCTGAGTTGGAAACGGGATGGACGGTAATTGCCATAATGATAGTAGACGGAATCTCGTTTGGCTTGCTTAGCTGGTACTACGCCAAAAAAGGAGAACCCTGA
- a CDS encoding alpha/beta hydrolase, producing the protein MSSQTLTLPDGRQLGYLTQGTGTPVVYFHGTASSRLETLLLKQLTPHGIQLIGVDRPGYGLSTFKNRSRLRDFAPDINALTEYLGIDKFNVLSWSGGGTFALAYAALNPKQINHVVAVGCPSLPFDPSTAHNGNPLVKFAMKNSLIAKFGLSMFRKSVFNANRDIEGYLESRGGKGMVADWPAADARFFSDPNWLRLMYGAVEEGFRQDGCGVKAVYQEHMLFLKPWSEPLEQIPKGAVTLWQGSQDKTCPTKNAHQLAKLLPDAKLEIFPNDGHCVMFAHTAKLAAALKP; encoded by the coding sequence ATGAGCAGCCAAACCCTCACCCTGCCCGACGGCAGACAACTCGGCTACCTAACCCAAGGCACAGGCACCCCAGTGGTTTACTTTCACGGAACCGCAAGCAGCCGCCTAGAAACCCTGCTTCTAAAACAGCTAACCCCGCACGGCATACAATTAATCGGCGTAGACCGCCCCGGATACGGTTTGTCCACATTCAAAAACCGCAGCCGCCTACGAGACTTCGCCCCCGACATCAACGCCCTCACAGAATACTTGGGCATCGACAAATTCAATGTGCTAAGCTGGTCCGGAGGCGGAACCTTCGCCTTAGCATACGCCGCCTTAAACCCCAAACAAATAAACCACGTAGTTGCGGTCGGTTGCCCTTCTTTGCCTTTTGACCCCTCCACAGCGCACAACGGTAATCCACTTGTCAAGTTCGCCATGAAAAACTCTTTGATTGCAAAGTTTGGGTTGAGCATGTTTCGCAAATCCGTTTTTAATGCTAACCGTGATATTGAGGGTTATTTGGAGTCGCGTGGCGGGAAGGGTATGGTTGCTGATTGGCCTGCAGCTGATGCCCGTTTTTTTTCTGACCCCAACTGGTTAAGGCTTATGTATGGTGCAGTGGAGGAAGGGTTTAGGCAAGATGGCTGTGGGGTGAAAGCGGTTTACCAAGAGCACATGCTGTTTTTAAAGCCCTGGAGTGAACCTTTAGAGCAAATTCCCAAAGGCGCCGTCACGCTCTGGCAAGGCAGCCAAGACAAAACCTGCCCCACAAAAAACGCCCACCAACTCGCCAAACTCCTCCCCGACGCCAAACTCGAAATCTTCCCCAACGATGGACACTGCGTCATGTTCGCCCACACCGCCAAACTCGCCGCCGCCCTAAAACCCTAA
- a CDS encoding AAA family ATPase has translation MIYGSKNRSELLLATGLDLEKIATVLSSRDIEDKLLEFGEKYLERYQTYREYTELVQAGEVKDALIPIIAAVPGVGKTTVAREIATAFGIGNVMGGDAMRAAFRALISEKEHPEFFCSVYEAYKVVGDKTQTKENISKGFYTQAFLMNKLMQKIVADRGIRDGESMVIEYLHFLPTQYEEEVLRYPGVIPIVLRLDSKEEHTKRLEDRETSSHLKGKGQRLIEALYKYRIMQEIQCTNAKQADIPIIPTDNPNTALDNIFTTIHIHIKKTIQQKNTPHNINQTIQKIMNNNLNQKTTQ, from the coding sequence ATGATATATGGTAGCAAAAACCGCTCAGAACTACTTCTCGCAACAGGTCTGGACTTAGAAAAAATCGCAACAGTTCTATCTTCACGCGATATTGAGGATAAACTCTTAGAGTTTGGCGAAAAATACCTCGAAAGGTACCAAACCTACAGAGAATACACCGAACTCGTGCAAGCAGGAGAAGTAAAAGATGCGCTTATTCCGATAATCGCAGCAGTTCCAGGTGTGGGAAAAACAACGGTTGCCCGCGAAATCGCCACCGCCTTTGGAATAGGAAACGTCATGGGCGGCGATGCTATGAGAGCCGCGTTCAGGGCGTTAATTAGTGAGAAGGAGCACCCCGAATTTTTCTGCAGCGTATACGAAGCATACAAAGTTGTCGGAGACAAAACCCAAACAAAAGAAAACATCTCTAAGGGATTTTACACGCAGGCTTTTTTGATGAATAAGCTTATGCAAAAGATTGTGGCGGATAGGGGAATTCGTGACGGGGAGAGCATGGTTATTGAGTACCTTCATTTTTTGCCCACACAATATGAAGAAGAAGTTCTACGTTACCCCGGGGTAATTCCTATTGTGCTTAGGTTGGACTCAAAAGAAGAACACACAAAACGGCTCGAAGACAGAGAAACCTCCTCACACCTAAAAGGAAAAGGCCAACGCCTAATCGAAGCACTATACAAATACCGAATAATGCAAGAAATCCAATGCACCAACGCCAAACAAGCAGACATCCCAATCATACCCACAGACAACCCCAACACGGCACTCGACAACATATTCACAACCATACACATCCACATCAAAAAAACAATACAACAAAAAAACACACCACACAACATCAACCAAACCATACAAAAAATAATGAACAACAACCTCAACCAAAAAACAACACAGTAA
- a CDS encoding ABC transporter ATP-binding protein, with amino-acid sequence MPENIIQAHGLTKTYQIKNGAKINAVDNVDLEVPEGQFLAVVGASGSGKTTLLNLLGGLDKPTKGKVVVAGTEVSALGESELTRFRRRMVGFVFQAFNLIGTLTASENVQAALAPTGTPAKQQAQRAQELLELVGLQRQSTQLPVQLSAGEQQRVAIARALANNPKILLLDEPTGNLDTQTGKQIMQLCQQTSKQHGQTIIAATHAEYITKHADQTLHMKDGKLTNT; translated from the coding sequence ATGCCAGAAAACATCATCCAAGCCCACGGTCTCACCAAAACCTACCAAATAAAAAACGGCGCCAAAATAAACGCTGTAGACAACGTTGATTTGGAAGTTCCTGAGGGACAGTTTTTGGCTGTTGTTGGGGCGTCGGGAAGCGGCAAAACCACGCTGCTAAACTTGTTGGGAGGCTTAGACAAACCCACAAAGGGCAAAGTGGTTGTGGCGGGCACGGAGGTTTCAGCGTTGGGGGAGTCTGAGTTGACAAGATTTAGGCGGCGGATGGTGGGGTTTGTTTTTCAAGCCTTCAACCTGATTGGGACACTGACGGCGTCTGAGAACGTGCAAGCCGCCCTTGCTCCCACGGGTACGCCAGCAAAGCAGCAGGCACAACGCGCTCAAGAGCTCTTAGAACTGGTGGGGTTGCAGCGGCAAAGCACCCAGCTACCCGTGCAGCTTAGCGCAGGCGAACAGCAAAGAGTAGCCATCGCCCGAGCCTTAGCCAACAACCCCAAAATCCTACTCCTTGACGAACCCACAGGCAATCTCGATACCCAAACAGGAAAACAAATCATGCAACTCTGCCAACAAACCAGCAAACAACACGGACAAACCATCATAGCCGCCACCCACGCAGAATACATCACCAAGCACGCAGACCAAACCCTGCACATGAAAGACGGCAAACTCACCAACACGTAA